From Granulicella sp. WH15, the proteins below share one genomic window:
- a CDS encoding ZIP family metal transporter — translation MPIPSLLLIIPVVSTLVGGLVAIRFRHFTNMLVASGAGLLLGAAFLDLLPEAIALGAPAGISAANVLTLTLVSLLLFFGIENCLDAMSARQGSHGSQKTVGRIAGGMLIFHSFRDGMAIGASYVASHPAGYAVALGIAAHDLGDGMNTILLTTRGERPTKGDYLFLGLDAIAPLLGGLAAMWWFSSLKNSVLLLALAAGFFIQMAASDFLPEIRHCKGSRRVLLPLVALGAMVIYVANLLIGRWQ, via the coding sequence TTGCCCATTCCCAGTTTGCTGTTGATCATTCCTGTTGTCTCGACGCTCGTGGGCGGGTTGGTCGCCATCCGCTTTCGGCATTTCACGAATATGCTGGTGGCGAGCGGGGCGGGCCTGCTGTTGGGAGCCGCATTCCTGGACCTTCTGCCGGAGGCGATCGCTCTGGGTGCGCCCGCGGGCATCTCTGCTGCGAATGTTCTGACTCTTACCCTCGTCTCGCTGTTGCTGTTCTTTGGAATTGAAAACTGTCTCGATGCGATGAGTGCGAGACAAGGAAGTCATGGCTCGCAAAAGACGGTAGGACGGATCGCGGGGGGCATGCTGATCTTCCATAGCTTCCGTGACGGAATGGCGATCGGAGCTTCCTATGTGGCCTCGCATCCGGCGGGCTATGCGGTAGCGCTCGGCATCGCGGCACATGACCTTGGGGACGGAATGAATACGATCCTCTTGACCACGAGAGGAGAGAGACCAACGAAGGGGGATTATCTCTTTCTTGGACTGGACGCAATCGCGCCGTTGCTCGGCGGTCTCGCTGCGATGTGGTGGTTCTCTTCGCTGAAGAACTCCGTGCTCTTATTGGCTTTGGCTGCAGGCTTCTTTATTCAGATGGCGGCAAGCGATTTTTTGCCGGAGATTCGCCACTGCAAGGGATCGCGACGAGTCCTTCTTCCACTGGTAGCGCTCGGGGCGATGGTCATCTACGTTGCCAATTTGCTGATCGGCCGGTGGCAGTAA
- a CDS encoding ABC transporter ATP-binding protein, giving the protein MELVIRALSKTYRSRGQTVHALAGIDLAIRAGLFGLLGPNGAGKSTFMNTLATLQRPDSGSIHLDSLDVLADAAALRARLGYLPQDFGVYPGLSAVELLDYLARLKGIEDSKQRHRHISELLSLVNLEAHKNRAVDTYSGGMRQRFGVAQALLGKPDLVIVDEPTAGLDPAERNRLHRMLAEISERTIVILSTHIVEDVSNLCPRMAILDRGQIRLQGSPDELVQNLSGTLWQALLTASELAEWKARTRVVSTRMSAGKNLLVVQAESSPGAPFREKTPDLEDVYFITVPQGEES; this is encoded by the coding sequence ATGGAACTGGTAATTCGAGCACTGTCCAAAACATACCGGAGCCGCGGTCAGACGGTGCATGCGCTGGCGGGTATCGATCTGGCGATTCGGGCCGGACTTTTTGGTTTGCTCGGTCCCAATGGTGCAGGCAAGAGCACCTTCATGAACACGTTGGCGACCTTGCAGCGACCCGATAGTGGGTCGATCCACCTTGACAGCCTCGATGTCCTGGCCGATGCCGCCGCGCTTCGTGCCCGACTCGGCTATCTGCCGCAGGACTTTGGCGTCTATCCCGGGCTCTCAGCGGTTGAATTGCTGGACTATCTGGCGCGACTCAAAGGGATTGAAGACTCGAAGCAGCGTCATCGTCATATCTCGGAGCTGCTCTCGCTGGTGAATCTCGAAGCCCACAAGAACCGAGCGGTCGATACCTACTCCGGTGGAATGCGCCAACGCTTCGGGGTGGCGCAGGCCCTGCTGGGGAAGCCTGACCTTGTGATCGTCGATGAGCCGACGGCGGGGCTTGATCCCGCGGAACGAAATCGCCTGCACCGAATGCTCGCGGAGATCAGCGAACGCACCATCGTGATTCTTTCGACTCACATCGTCGAGGATGTGTCGAATCTCTGTCCAAGAATGGCGATCCTCGACCGCGGGCAGATCCGTCTTCAGGGCAGCCCGGATGAGCTCGTACAGAACTTGTCCGGCACCTTGTGGCAGGCACTCCTTACCGCATCTGAATTAGCTGAGTGGAAGGCGCGAACACGAGTTGTTTCGACGCGCATGTCAGCCGGGAAGAATCTGCTCGTTGTTCAGGCAGAGTCTTCTCCCGGTGCACCATTCCGCGAGAAGACCCCCGACCTTGAAGACGTCTACTTCATCACTGTCCCGCAGGGCGAGGAGAGCTAG
- a CDS encoding cation transporter, which yields MATVIVSDLDRAAIARRGHYLELFTIGWAILEATIALITAMKSHSVSLAGFGFDSLIEVVSGAALMWRMSHEMDHNRRHRAEHISLRIAGVCLLVLAAYVSVEAVLNLMNHRASETTWIGIAVTTAAVVFMPFLSRAKRKVGRALGSTAMMTDAKQTDFCMYQAMIVLFGLVIHAIFGIGWADGAAALLLVPLLIRAGTLSLRGEACCVHHSHHH from the coding sequence ATGGCAACCGTCATTGTCTCTGATTTAGACCGGGCAGCAATCGCTCGCCGCGGGCACTATCTCGAATTGTTCACCATAGGCTGGGCAATTCTCGAAGCTACAATCGCACTCATCACCGCAATGAAGTCGCATAGCGTCTCCCTCGCCGGATTCGGTTTCGACTCTCTCATCGAAGTCGTCTCAGGCGCCGCCTTGATGTGGAGGATGTCCCACGAGATGGATCACAACCGGAGGCATCGCGCCGAGCATATCAGCCTGCGCATCGCCGGCGTGTGTCTGCTGGTCCTGGCGGCATATGTCTCTGTCGAAGCAGTCCTCAACCTCATGAATCACCGGGCCTCGGAGACGACCTGGATTGGCATCGCCGTTACCACGGCGGCAGTCGTCTTTATGCCTTTCCTCTCCCGGGCCAAGCGCAAGGTAGGTCGCGCACTCGGTAGTACAGCCATGATGACCGACGCCAAGCAGACAGATTTCTGTATGTACCAGGCGATGATCGTTCTCTTCGGGCTGGTGATTCATGCCATCTTCGGCATTGGCTGGGCGGATGGAGCTGCCGCCCTCCTGCTGGTTCCTCTCCTTATTAGAGCCGGGACGCTCTCGCTGCGAGGAGAAGCCTGCTGCGTACACCACTCGCATCACCACTAG
- a CDS encoding TonB-dependent receptor plug domain-containing protein, with translation MGGRTVKAMTDDRGLYKVTNLEPGAAQLIFEAPDMERFSTAISLHEGENSFDEHLAVSPLNSSVVVTAQKRDEELEQTPVSIDLITGNQAERDGIHELGDLNGKVSNFLYSNTGSRGVFSIFIMRGFANNANSIDPSTAFYVDGIPVNDFFTLDQQLIDIDHIEVLKGPQGALYGASSEAGVINIISKAPTNEYHGTVTGSYASYNGYQTGVSVSGPAIKDRLLFAVSGAVDGRDAFVTGYVDGKGINTQSSRFGRARLDWIPQEKWRFSAVIDGTHVADGGSYVLIPTDLTQFNQTVLAGLPPLQPYQEPVDTDGSSGLGTNSESLQSFYSGNSFNFTALVARREALAHYVQDADLSPVPFYVNDFRFRHPAWNEEFRFQSPDKSKKWIWTVGASFLNDTRHNQDLLNISPANPYGYPASTLSYGDPLMTSFIPAVFGQVSTRRFHERLGITAGFREEWLGRSLLRQPNPNGITYNGSIHDSIPLPSFIADYRVRPNLFVYYSLGRGWVPGGQNIYATTLDTALYKRQSSLSNEIGIKTTQFHDTLAINADIFHNGVQNYQDTVYAGILTSYFGNAARAHMNGAELEAGWQPVHQVKFDANVGLISARYDDYVVNPSTNLNLNNSRIHSVPGTTTTLSVQYSPYHGFFLKGEWNEVGSRIEYDLTSSISAVPYRFGGYGIFNLQAGIDHNRWSTLVFANNLGDRLYFPWITVGTNDGTGYQGGIGIPGMRRQIGFRTALRF, from the coding sequence ATGGGTGGACGGACAGTTAAGGCGATGACAGATGATCGGGGGCTATACAAGGTCACGAACCTGGAACCTGGGGCCGCCCAGCTGATCTTTGAAGCTCCCGATATGGAGAGGTTCTCCACAGCGATTTCGTTGCACGAGGGAGAGAACTCGTTCGATGAGCATCTGGCCGTATCGCCCCTGAACAGCTCCGTCGTTGTCACAGCGCAGAAGCGCGACGAAGAACTGGAACAGACCCCAGTCAGCATCGATCTCATCACCGGCAATCAGGCCGAGCGGGACGGCATTCACGAGCTTGGAGATCTGAACGGGAAGGTATCGAACTTCCTGTACTCCAATACTGGTTCTCGCGGCGTGTTCAGCATCTTCATCATGCGCGGGTTCGCCAATAATGCGAACTCGATCGATCCTTCTACCGCATTCTATGTCGATGGCATCCCGGTCAATGACTTCTTCACGCTAGACCAGCAGCTCATCGACATTGACCACATCGAAGTCCTGAAGGGACCCCAGGGCGCGCTGTACGGAGCCAGCAGCGAGGCTGGCGTGATCAACATAATCAGTAAAGCGCCAACGAACGAGTATCACGGCACAGTAACTGGATCTTATGCCAGCTACAACGGATATCAAACCGGGGTTTCGGTCTCCGGGCCGGCGATCAAGGACCGGCTGCTCTTTGCGGTCTCCGGAGCTGTCGATGGAAGAGATGCCTTTGTGACCGGATATGTCGATGGTAAGGGCATCAATACGCAGTCTTCACGCTTTGGCCGCGCTCGCCTCGACTGGATTCCTCAGGAGAAGTGGCGCTTCAGCGCCGTCATCGACGGAACGCATGTCGCCGACGGCGGAAGCTATGTTTTGATTCCAACCGATCTGACCCAGTTCAATCAGACTGTCCTCGCCGGCCTTCCTCCCCTTCAGCCCTATCAGGAGCCAGTGGATACCGACGGCAGCAGTGGCCTTGGAACGAACTCCGAATCTCTTCAGTCTTTCTACTCCGGTAACAGCTTCAACTTCACGGCGCTCGTGGCCCGACGCGAGGCCCTGGCCCACTACGTCCAGGATGCGGATCTCAGCCCCGTCCCGTTTTATGTCAATGATTTCCGCTTTCGTCATCCGGCGTGGAACGAAGAGTTCCGCTTCCAGTCTCCCGATAAATCAAAGAAGTGGATATGGACAGTGGGGGCCTCGTTCCTGAACGATACCCGGCATAACCAGGATTTACTCAATATCAGCCCCGCCAATCCTTATGGGTATCCCGCATCGACACTGTCCTATGGCGATCCGCTAATGACGAGCTTTATCCCCGCAGTGTTCGGTCAGGTTTCTACCCGACGCTTCCATGAGCGGCTTGGCATCACCGCGGGCTTCCGGGAGGAGTGGCTCGGACGCTCTCTGCTTCGACAGCCTAATCCGAACGGGATCACCTACAACGGAAGCATTCACGATTCCATTCCGTTGCCGAGCTTCATCGCTGACTATCGGGTCCGACCCAATCTCTTTGTGTATTACTCCCTGGGGAGAGGGTGGGTTCCGGGTGGCCAGAATATCTACGCAACGACACTCGATACTGCTCTCTACAAACGGCAGTCAAGCCTGTCAAACGAGATTGGTATCAAGACGACGCAGTTCCATGACACGCTCGCCATCAATGCGGACATCTTTCATAACGGTGTTCAGAACTACCAGGACACGGTCTACGCCGGAATTCTGACCTCTTACTTTGGCAATGCAGCCCGGGCGCACATGAACGGAGCGGAGCTAGAAGCAGGATGGCAGCCGGTGCACCAGGTCAAGTTCGATGCGAACGTGGGATTGATCTCCGCGCGCTATGACGACTACGTGGTCAACCCAAGCACGAACCTCAATCTCAATAACTCACGTATTCACAGCGTTCCTGGCACGACCACGACACTTTCTGTTCAATACAGCCCCTACCATGGGTTCTTCCTCAAGGGCGAATGGAATGAGGTTGGCTCTCGCATCGAATACGATCTCACCTCCAGCATCTCCGCGGTACCTTACCGCTTCGGTGGATACGGCATCTTCAATCTCCAGGCCGGTATCGACCACAACCGATGGTCCACTCTCGTCTTCGCTAACAACCTCGGCGACCGTCTTTATTTTCCATGGATCACCGTAGGCACAAACGATGGGACAGGTTATCAGGGTGGAATCGGAATTCCTGGAATGCGTCGTCAGATCGGTTTTCGGACCGCCCTTCGTTTTTGA
- a CDS encoding ribonuclease T — MRLITLCLLLFGLFAQSLIAQAPAQPDHFDYYLLNLSWSPEFCATLSSSPQCAAHPGFVLHGLWPQNRDGSWPANCDNHEPGPTDPSAWLDITPDLSLIAHEWSKHGTCTLLSGDAFFAQARKAYRSIVIPPLFSKLDHEIAMKPDAIVNLFLESNPSLSSENLNLSCGNNRLTAMEVCLNKDLQPTGCTALRKCRANVVKITPMASASR, encoded by the coding sequence ATGAGACTTATTACTCTCTGCCTTTTGCTCTTCGGTCTTTTCGCCCAGTCTTTGATTGCCCAGGCTCCGGCCCAGCCCGACCATTTCGATTACTACCTGCTCAATCTGTCGTGGTCGCCAGAGTTCTGCGCCACGCTGAGTTCGAGTCCGCAGTGCGCGGCGCATCCGGGTTTCGTCCTTCATGGTCTCTGGCCACAGAACCGTGACGGCTCCTGGCCCGCGAACTGTGACAACCACGAGCCTGGGCCAACAGATCCTTCGGCGTGGCTCGATATCACGCCCGATCTATCGTTGATTGCCCATGAGTGGTCGAAACACGGTACCTGCACCCTTCTATCGGGCGATGCGTTCTTCGCTCAGGCAAGGAAGGCATACCGTTCCATTGTCATTCCTCCGTTGTTCTCGAAACTCGACCACGAGATTGCAATGAAGCCCGATGCGATTGTGAATCTATTTCTCGAATCAAATCCCTCGCTGTCTAGCGAGAATTTGAACCTCAGTTGCGGAAACAACCGCCTTACCGCCATGGAGGTTTGTCTCAATAAAGACCTGCAACCGACAGGCTGTACCGCTCTGCGCAAATGCCGCGCGAATGTGGTCAAGATAACTCCAATGGCATCTGCAAGCAGATAA
- a CDS encoding GTP-binding protein — MATAVVSEDRRVPVTVLTGFLGSGKTTLLNRILTEQHGKRIAVIENEFGEVGVDQELVIGAEEEIFEMNNGCICCTVRGDLIRILGNLMKRREKFDYILVETTGMADPGPVAQTFFVDDEMQSRLKLDGIVTLVDAKHVWQHIDDSDEVKEQIAFADVILLNKTDLVSGEELDKLERRIHSMNAAAKVYRTQDAAIDMDSVLNVGGFNLDRAMQVDPLFMEPEYPFEWGGVFSLKAGTYRLQLQSGPDPAMTVVLLPAKDGKSLDSLESVLMDAVLEFSAGAELKTPGDLIMVSQPTELSLEGPDLTYTIEIPADGDYALFTQHHPDEFQAKLLGAGGELAPSVERVFKPDHEHDEEVSSVGIDVIGDLDKRRFNQWLGFLLQTQGTDIFRMKGVISLKDETERFVFQGVHMLFDGRPDRPWGNNPRRNQLIFIGRNLDRAALNEGFNQCLV, encoded by the coding sequence ATGGCAACCGCAGTAGTGAGTGAAGACAGACGTGTTCCCGTAACCGTCCTGACCGGCTTTCTCGGTTCGGGCAAGACCACCCTCTTGAATCGCATCCTGACCGAGCAGCACGGCAAACGCATCGCCGTCATCGAGAATGAGTTCGGTGAGGTAGGGGTCGATCAGGAGCTCGTGATCGGCGCTGAAGAAGAGATCTTCGAGATGAACAACGGCTGTATCTGCTGCACCGTTCGCGGAGACTTGATTCGCATCCTCGGAAATCTGATGAAGCGCCGTGAGAAGTTCGACTACATCCTGGTCGAGACGACGGGCATGGCCGACCCTGGCCCGGTGGCACAGACTTTCTTCGTCGATGACGAGATGCAAAGCCGTCTCAAGCTCGATGGCATCGTGACTCTCGTTGACGCCAAGCACGTTTGGCAGCACATCGACGATTCGGACGAGGTCAAGGAGCAGATCGCATTCGCGGACGTCATTCTGCTCAATAAGACAGACCTTGTGAGTGGCGAGGAGTTGGACAAGCTCGAACGCCGCATCCATTCCATGAATGCGGCGGCGAAGGTCTATCGCACGCAGGATGCTGCCATCGACATGGATAGTGTCCTCAACGTCGGCGGCTTCAACCTGGACCGCGCTATGCAGGTCGATCCGCTCTTCATGGAGCCTGAGTACCCGTTCGAATGGGGAGGCGTCTTCTCTCTGAAGGCGGGAACTTACAGACTTCAGCTTCAGTCGGGTCCGGATCCTGCGATGACAGTGGTATTACTCCCTGCGAAAGACGGCAAGTCTCTCGACAGTCTGGAGTCAGTCCTCATGGATGCTGTTCTTGAATTCTCTGCTGGAGCCGAGCTGAAGACGCCCGGAGATCTAATCATGGTCAGTCAACCAACCGAGCTATCGCTCGAAGGTCCGGACCTCACGTACACGATTGAGATTCCTGCGGACGGAGACTATGCTCTCTTCACCCAGCACCATCCCGATGAGTTTCAGGCCAAGCTGCTCGGGGCCGGTGGTGAGCTGGCTCCAAGCGTAGAACGGGTGTTCAAGCCCGACCATGAACACGACGAAGAGGTCTCCTCCGTAGGCATCGACGTTATAGGAGATCTGGACAAGCGAAGGTTCAATCAATGGCTGGGCTTCCTGTTACAGACGCAGGGCACCGATATCTTTCGCATGAAGGGAGTCATCAGCCTCAAAGATGAGACGGAAAGGTTCGTCTTCCAAGGCGTTCACATGCTCTTCGACGGTCGCCCCGACAGACCGTGGGGGAACAATCCTCGTCGCAACCAGCTCATCTTCATCGGAAGAAATCTTGACCGGGCCGCGCTGAATGAGGGGTTCAATCAATGCCTGGTATAG
- a CDS encoding nickel transporter, translating to MRGAALISVVAALGMRHGVDPDHLSIIDGLARFHPSRWNGVLFAVGHGIIVTILAVGFGKLLAGYVEPYTPWILLLLGVANLWRLWRPKQHKHPKPPRLFQASPLLLGVLLGMGFETASQLSAILLAGQLNPWILGLVFSLGMMLVDGTDGILAARTQQLALTGDARSMQSSRALGVLVVIVSFGLAGGEFAGIDLNRVALPLGLLLFAGVVGLRLWSGRTRQHQPLSVAKGIQGGRI from the coding sequence ATGAGAGGAGCGGCACTTATCAGCGTCGTCGCCGCACTTGGGATGAGACACGGTGTAGACCCGGATCACCTGTCGATCATCGACGGTCTGGCCCGGTTCCACCCATCGCGCTGGAACGGTGTTCTCTTCGCCGTCGGTCACGGAATTATCGTGACGATCCTCGCCGTTGGCTTCGGGAAGTTGCTCGCGGGCTATGTTGAACCCTATACGCCGTGGATTCTTCTTCTGCTTGGAGTGGCGAATCTCTGGCGGCTATGGAGACCGAAACAGCACAAGCATCCCAAACCTCCGCGTCTTTTCCAGGCTAGCCCGCTCCTTCTCGGTGTCTTGCTGGGAATGGGCTTTGAGACGGCCAGCCAGCTATCCGCCATCTTGCTGGCTGGACAGCTCAATCCGTGGATACTGGGGCTGGTCTTCTCGCTTGGGATGATGTTGGTTGATGGGACAGATGGCATCCTGGCGGCCAGAACCCAACAACTTGCCCTCACAGGCGATGCCCGTTCGATGCAGTCTTCACGAGCCCTTGGCGTCCTGGTGGTGATCGTCTCGTTCGGGCTGGCCGGAGGAGAGTTCGCCGGGATCGATCTCAATCGGGTTGCGCTCCCCCTCGGACTCCTTCTCTTTGCCGGGGTCGTTGGGCTTCGCCTGTGGAGCGGAAGAACGAGACAGCACCAGCCGTTGTCCGTAGCCAAAGGAATACAGGGTGGACGTATTTAG
- a CDS encoding superoxide dismutase family protein, whose product MLRSSLLIASTLLLSSAAFCQSPTTAHTSALKGPDGSSIGQITVTPTPNGVLLRVEAKGLTPGWHGMHFHEKGDCSDVAFKSAGAHVHAKTPVVHGLLNADANDAGDLPNLYVAADGTAMVELYSTLVTLNGAGNHPALLDADGSALVIHASPDDYKTQPIGGAGARVACAVIQ is encoded by the coding sequence ATGCTACGTAGCTCGCTCTTGATCGCCTCCACGCTCTTACTAAGCTCCGCCGCGTTCTGCCAGAGTCCCACGACAGCACATACGAGTGCTCTCAAGGGGCCGGACGGCAGTTCGATCGGTCAGATAACGGTCACGCCCACTCCGAACGGTGTCTTGCTTCGGGTTGAAGCAAAGGGTTTGACTCCGGGTTGGCATGGTATGCACTTCCACGAGAAGGGCGATTGCAGCGATGTCGCCTTCAAAAGCGCCGGGGCTCACGTTCATGCAAAGACGCCGGTGGTTCATGGGCTATTGAACGCAGACGCCAACGATGCAGGAGACCTGCCGAATCTGTATGTTGCCGCGGACGGGACAGCGATGGTTGAGCTCTATTCAACTCTCGTGACTCTGAATGGGGCCGGGAATCACCCGGCACTGCTCGATGCGGACGGCTCGGCTCTGGTGATTCATGCAAGTCCAGATGACTATAAGACGCAGCCTATCGGTGGAGCAGGAGCGAGAGTTGCCTGTGCGGTTATCCAGTAG
- a CDS encoding AraC family transcriptional regulator, with translation MEDLRGASRDESERASATERVEIQPGFELLLSRYQTGTARTLHVKVDRPMFSFGCIEEGRMEIAGIVGDVVLREGMGINMWASEGRYSFKVVPGMYRSLSLEVSADFLADRIIGPDFPSLQVLERALAKPSFPLFFRTQPLSSISQLASAALLNSPADVPFRSLFLESHALTILREQLMNVVPQNTTTKKDLALGRKDIDRLEEVRRLLVNSPEQSPSLFELAARAGMNECTMKRNFRTRFGMTVYEYLRRHRMRIADGMLRAGYCTISETATAVGYKSAGRFAMAFRREFGISPKKRQMIVRGRTEPPRAESAVGAFPN, from the coding sequence ATGGAAGACCTGAGGGGAGCATCCAGGGATGAATCAGAGCGTGCCAGTGCTACCGAACGAGTAGAGATTCAGCCGGGGTTTGAGCTGCTCCTCAGTCGATATCAGACCGGCACCGCCAGGACACTTCATGTCAAAGTGGATCGTCCGATGTTTTCGTTCGGATGCATTGAAGAGGGCCGTATGGAGATCGCAGGCATCGTAGGGGATGTCGTCCTTCGCGAGGGAATGGGCATCAATATGTGGGCCAGCGAAGGGCGCTACTCCTTCAAGGTCGTTCCGGGGATGTATCGTTCGCTTTCACTTGAGGTAAGCGCCGATTTCCTTGCCGACAGGATCATTGGCCCCGATTTTCCATCGCTTCAAGTGTTGGAGCGCGCACTGGCTAAACCGAGTTTTCCTTTGTTTTTTCGTACCCAGCCTCTCTCTTCTATTTCCCAACTGGCCTCTGCAGCGTTGTTGAACTCTCCCGCCGACGTTCCCTTTCGCTCTCTGTTTCTGGAATCACATGCTTTGACAATTCTGCGCGAGCAATTGATGAACGTTGTCCCACAGAACACAACCACCAAGAAAGATCTCGCACTAGGACGCAAGGATATCGACAGGCTTGAAGAGGTCCGTCGACTGCTGGTGAATAGTCCGGAACAGTCGCCAAGCCTTTTCGAACTGGCGGCTCGGGCCGGTATGAACGAATGCACAATGAAGCGGAACTTCCGCACGCGGTTCGGGATGACCGTCTACGAATATCTCCGCCGGCATCGGATGAGGATCGCAGACGGAATGTTGCGAGCGGGTTATTGCACTATAAGCGAGACTGCCACGGCGGTTGGGTATAAGAGCGCGGGGCGTTTTGCTATGGCATTTCGTCGAGAGTTCGGCATCTCTCCCAAGAAACGCCAGATGATCGTGCGCGGCCGCACAGAACCCCCTAGAGCAGAAAGCGCAGTAGGCGCCTTTCCAAACTAA
- a CDS encoding WD40 repeat domain-containing protein, translating to MPGIAERTVEGTLPKTWEAELDEAAVSIAWAASGGWLAAASASGAIYLFESLTGAEAKKWTGHRNGAIVVAWSPKEEVLASGGQDGKVNLFTPEGDAPFASLDCGTAWVEHLAWSPSGRYLATACGRTLRLWSNKGELLQSFEEQPNTIAGIDWRYDSEELVSACYGQVVFWKPSSSSPTRTFEWKGSMLSIAWSPDAKYLCHGNQDSTVHFWIVATGKELQMSGYPLKVAQICWERRSKYLATAGSPQITVWDCSGKGPAGRRPETLKHHRLPIRAMRYQTDGPLLASGCAEGRVAVWRPSKRDKPDLTAHLQSPITDVAWSPGTARLAVAAEDGRAIAFDVVANSK from the coding sequence ATGCCTGGTATAGCGGAGAGAACAGTAGAAGGCACGCTTCCGAAGACGTGGGAAGCGGAGCTGGATGAGGCGGCAGTCTCTATTGCATGGGCGGCCAGCGGCGGGTGGCTGGCTGCCGCTTCCGCCAGTGGCGCGATCTACCTCTTTGAGTCACTCACAGGCGCCGAGGCGAAGAAATGGACCGGACACCGCAACGGTGCCATTGTTGTGGCCTGGAGTCCTAAAGAAGAAGTACTCGCCAGTGGTGGACAGGATGGTAAGGTTAACCTCTTTACCCCTGAAGGCGACGCTCCCTTCGCATCTCTCGATTGTGGAACGGCGTGGGTGGAACATCTGGCATGGTCACCCTCGGGCAGGTATCTCGCGACTGCCTGTGGACGCACTCTCCGGCTCTGGTCGAACAAAGGAGAACTGCTCCAGAGCTTCGAGGAGCAGCCGAACACGATCGCCGGAATTGACTGGCGCTACGATTCGGAGGAGCTGGTCTCTGCCTGCTATGGCCAGGTCGTCTTCTGGAAGCCGTCAAGCAGTTCTCCAACAAGGACGTTTGAATGGAAGGGTTCCATGCTCTCAATCGCGTGGAGCCCGGATGCAAAGTACCTCTGCCATGGAAACCAGGACTCGACGGTCCACTTCTGGATCGTCGCTACAGGGAAGGAGTTGCAGATGTCGGGCTACCCGTTGAAGGTGGCTCAGATCTGTTGGGAGAGGCGTTCAAAGTATCTCGCAACGGCAGGCAGTCCGCAGATCACGGTGTGGGATTGCTCCGGCAAGGGACCTGCGGGGAGGAGACCGGAGACGCTAAAGCATCACCGTCTTCCAATCAGAGCGATGCGCTACCAGACAGATGGGCCTCTGCTCGCCTCAGGGTGCGCGGAGGGACGTGTGGCTGTATGGAGGCCGAGCAAACGAGATAAACCCGATCTGACTGCTCATCTGCAATCGCCAATTACCGATGTTGCCTGGTCCCCGGGAACTGCGCGTCTCGCTGTCGCCGCTGAAGACGGTAGAGCGATTGCTTTTGACGTAGTAGCTAATTCCAAATGA
- a CDS encoding transcriptional repressor — protein MRKTQQKDAIRSAFVLQNRPLSPEEVLVIAQGYTKSLSIATVYRNIHSLIEEGWLESVEMPGQVTRYEVAGKAHHHHFLCRSCGGVYELDGCPAPKEISLPPGFTATGHEFFVFGKCSACPISEVRQLPRTVVVDKQRNHRMAMIDPLEESNE, from the coding sequence ATGAGGAAGACGCAACAAAAGGATGCAATTCGAAGCGCGTTTGTCCTTCAGAATCGACCTCTATCCCCGGAGGAGGTTCTCGTGATCGCGCAGGGCTACACGAAGAGCCTGAGCATTGCGACTGTCTATCGGAACATCCATAGTCTTATTGAAGAAGGCTGGCTCGAATCCGTTGAGATGCCCGGGCAAGTGACTCGATATGAGGTCGCCGGCAAGGCTCATCACCATCACTTCCTTTGCCGAAGCTGTGGTGGAGTCTACGAGCTTGATGGATGTCCGGCCCCAAAAGAGATTTCGTTGCCACCTGGATTTACTGCTACAGGCCACGAGTTCTTTGTATTTGGCAAATGCTCAGCATGTCCGATCAGCGAAGTCCGTCAACTCCCTCGAACCGTGGTTGTCGATAAACAACGGAATCATCGGATGGCGATGATTGATCCGTTAGAGGAGTCCAATGAATAA
- a CDS encoding metal/formaldehyde-sensitive transcriptional repressor, with translation MSHTTKDLKKQLGRVRRIKGQVEAIERALQGDRNSEDILQLVASCRGALNGLMAGLIEGHVRFHILPVPSKVEPAQAEAAEELVAVVKRYFN, from the coding sequence TTGTCCCATACCACGAAAGACTTAAAGAAGCAGTTAGGGAGGGTCCGCCGTATTAAAGGACAAGTCGAAGCGATCGAGCGAGCACTGCAAGGCGACAGAAATAGCGAAGATATTCTTCAGCTCGTGGCCTCCTGTCGCGGCGCGTTGAACGGACTTATGGCAGGATTGATCGAAGGCCACGTGCGATTTCATATTCTCCCTGTCCCCAGCAAGGTCGAACCAGCGCAGGCCGAAGCCGCCGAAGAGTTGGTCGCCGTAGTGAAGCGATATTTCAACTAG